The bacterium genome includes a window with the following:
- a CDS encoding winged helix-turn-helix transcriptional regulator encodes MNEALRRFKAEFFKALAHPLRIAILDALREGERGVNELAEHLGAEPTTLSQQLAVLRARNLVTGRKEGSFVLYSVKDPAIFTLLDDARVIFNNHLVEIRDTLESLEPAP; translated from the coding sequence ATGAACGAGGCACTGCGCCGCTTCAAGGCCGAGTTTTTCAAGGCGCTCGCGCACCCGCTGCGGATCGCGATCCTCGACGCGCTGCGCGAGGGAGAGCGGGGCGTCAATGAGCTTGCCGAGCACCTGGGGGCGGAGCCGACCACCCTCTCGCAGCAGCTGGCCGTCCTGCGCGCGCGGAACCTCGTCACGGGACGCAAGGAGGGCAGCTTCGTCCTCTACAGCGTGAAGGATCCGGCGATCTTCACCCTCTTGGACGACGCCCGGGTCATCTTCAATAACCACCTGGTCGAAATCCGCGACACCCTGGAGTCCCTCGAGCCGGCGCCCTGA
- a CDS encoding 2,3-bisphosphoglycerate-independent phosphoglycerate mutase gives MKNGPLALIVLDGWGINPNREGNAIAMAHKPNWDRFMQQYPSVAIPTSGEAVGLPPGQMGNSEVGHTNMGAGRVVYQDLVRINKSIYDGDFFTNPVLVEAMEGAKRRGGRLHLMGLVSDGGVHSSQEHLYALLEMAARLGVPQTYVQAITDGRDTPPTSGGRYLHEVQKRLDAMSYGEVATIVGRYYAMDRDNRWERVEIAYRAFVDGVAEHRASSPGEAMEGAYLRGETDEFIKPIIVAEEGRIRSGDSVIFFNFRPDRAREITRTLTDPTFDAFERPNFPQVQYVCMTQYDANFGLPLAFLPQSLDRILSPVLADAGVRQLRTAETEKYAHVTFFFNGGVEKPYRGEERVLIPSPKVATYDLKPEMSAFEVADVAVQWIKDAKTDVIIMNLANADMVGHTGDLRATVKAIEALDICLGRIIGAIEAKGGTAIITADHGNAEAMYDPSTGEIMTSHTLNPVPLILVGSDAKLKTGLLSDIAPTMLDILGIPQPKEMTGHSLLVRP, from the coding sequence ATGAAAAACGGACCGCTCGCCCTCATCGTCCTCGACGGCTGGGGTATCAACCCCAACCGCGAGGGCAACGCGATCGCCATGGCCCACAAGCCCAACTGGGATCGCTTCATGCAGCAATACCCCTCGGTGGCCATCCCCACCTCGGGCGAGGCGGTCGGCCTGCCTCCCGGCCAGATGGGCAACTCGGAGGTCGGTCACACCAACATGGGCGCGGGCCGCGTGGTCTACCAGGACTTGGTCCGGATCAACAAGTCCATCTACGACGGGGACTTCTTCACCAACCCGGTGCTGGTCGAGGCCATGGAAGGCGCCAAGCGCCGCGGCGGTCGCCTGCACCTTATGGGCCTGGTCTCGGACGGCGGCGTCCACAGCTCGCAGGAGCACCTCTACGCCCTGTTGGAGATGGCCGCGCGCCTCGGCGTGCCCCAGACCTACGTCCAGGCCATCACCGACGGGCGCGACACCCCCCCCACCTCGGGCGGGCGCTACCTCCATGAGGTCCAGAAGCGCCTGGATGCCATGAGCTACGGCGAGGTCGCGACCATCGTGGGCCGCTACTATGCCATGGACCGTGACAACCGCTGGGAGCGGGTCGAGATCGCTTACCGCGCCTTCGTGGACGGGGTGGCCGAGCACCGCGCTTCGAGCCCCGGCGAGGCCATGGAAGGCGCGTACCTGCGCGGCGAGACCGACGAGTTCATCAAGCCGATCATCGTGGCGGAGGAAGGCCGCATTCGCTCGGGCGACTCGGTGATCTTCTTCAACTTCCGGCCGGATCGCGCCCGTGAGATCACCCGTACCCTGACGGATCCCACGTTCGACGCTTTCGAGCGCCCCAACTTCCCCCAGGTCCAGTACGTCTGCATGACGCAGTACGATGCGAACTTCGGGCTGCCGCTGGCCTTCTTGCCCCAGTCGCTCGATCGCATCCTCTCGCCGGTGCTCGCCGACGCCGGGGTGCGCCAGCTGCGCACGGCCGAGACCGAGAAGTACGCGCACGTCACCTTCTTCTTCAACGGCGGGGTCGAGAAGCCCTACCGCGGCGAGGAGCGGGTGCTGATCCCCAGCCCCAAGGTGGCGACCTACGACCTCAAGCCCGAGATGAGCGCCTTCGAGGTGGCGGACGTGGCGGTGCAGTGGATCAAGGACGCGAAGACTGACGTCATCATCATGAACCTCGCCAACGCGGACATGGTGGGCCACACCGGCGACCTGCGGGCGACGGTGAAGGCGATCGAGGCCCTGGACATCTGCCTCGGCCGCATCATCGGGGCCATCGAGGCCAAGGGCGGCACGGCGATCATCACCGCTGACCACGGCAACGCCGAGGCCATGTACGATCCGTCCACCGGCGAGATCATGACGAGCCACACCCTCAACCCGGTGCCGCTCATCCTGGTCGGCTCCGACGCAAAGCTCAAGACCGGCCTGCTGTCGGACATCGCGCCGACCATGCTCGACATCCTGGGCATCCCCCAGCCCAAGGAGATGACGGGGCACTCCCTGCTGGTCCGTCCCTAA
- a CDS encoding DUF962 domain-containing protein yields MKRYEDFWPFYVSQHRDPVCRALHFVGTTGVLVALGLALIRSPWWLLLAPLVGYGFAWVGHFVFEKNKPATFTYPLWSLRADFRLYRYMLTGRMDKELERLDLENLPKEHR; encoded by the coding sequence ATCAAGCGTTACGAGGATTTCTGGCCCTTCTACGTCTCGCAGCATCGGGATCCCGTGTGCCGGGCCCTGCACTTCGTCGGGACCACCGGCGTCCTGGTCGCCCTGGGCCTTGCGCTCATCCGTTCGCCCTGGTGGCTGCTGCTTGCGCCGCTCGTCGGTTACGGCTTCGCCTGGGTCGGTCACTTCGTCTTCGAGAAGAACAAGCCCGCCACGTTTACCTACCCGCTCTGGTCGCTGAGAGCCGACTTTCGCCTGTACCGGTACATGCTGACCGGCCGGATGGATAAAGAGCTCGAACGCCTGGACCTCGAGAATCTGCCAAAGGAACATCGATGA
- a CDS encoding triose-phosphate isomerase, with product MSQRTPVIAGNWKMFKTIEDARAFAAAFDADAKNSVDPEVVICPPFTALNALKEAFAGTRVQLGGQNMHWMDEGAYTGEISPVMLRDAGATHVIIGHSERREYFHETDGTVNRKVAAALQWQLTPIVCVGETLEDREVQLTDNVIIVQTQRALLNIAPELVATCLFAYEPVWAIGTGKTCAPEEANRVAGVIRDTIARMMGQDVADQVRILYGGSVKPETIASQMAQPHIDGALVGGASLDPKSFAAIVNYKAAAAR from the coding sequence CGGCAACTGGAAGATGTTCAAGACCATCGAGGACGCCCGCGCCTTCGCGGCGGCCTTCGACGCCGACGCCAAGAACAGCGTCGATCCCGAGGTCGTCATCTGCCCGCCCTTCACGGCCCTCAACGCTCTCAAGGAAGCCTTCGCCGGAACCCGCGTCCAGCTGGGCGGCCAGAACATGCACTGGATGGACGAAGGCGCCTACACCGGCGAGATCTCGCCCGTCATGCTGCGCGATGCCGGCGCCACCCATGTGATTATTGGTCACTCGGAGCGTCGTGAATACTTCCACGAAACCGACGGCACCGTCAACCGCAAGGTGGCCGCCGCCCTCCAGTGGCAGCTCACTCCCATCGTCTGCGTGGGCGAAACCCTCGAGGATCGCGAGGTTCAATTGACGGATAATGTCATTATCGTTCAGACCCAGCGCGCCCTCCTGAACATCGCTCCCGAGCTGGTCGCGACCTGCCTTTTCGCCTATGAGCCCGTCTGGGCCATCGGCACGGGCAAGACCTGCGCCCCCGAGGAGGCCAACCGGGTCGCCGGTGTCATCCGCGACACCATCGCCCGGATGATGGGCCAGGACGTCGCCGACCAGGTTCGGATCCTGTACGGCGGCTCGGTCAAGCCCGAGACGATCGCAAGCCAGATGGCGCAGCCCCACATCGACGGCGCCCTGGTCGGCGGCGCGAGCCTCGATCCCAAGAGCTTCGCGGCCATCGTCAACTACAAGGCCGCGGCCGCGCGCTAA